Proteins encoded together in one Lysinibacillus sp. FSL K6-0232 window:
- the chrR gene encoding class II chromate reductase ChrR (The defining protein previously, in error, was in a different rule for naming class I chromate reductases.), with protein MVKELLRNHSSVRIYDGKPISKDIIEDLIATAQMAATSHFVQAYSVIWVTDEEKKEKLGLLSGNPRQYETSGGAFVFCVDFKRLQMAGRLESVDIVADSAENVLVGVADVSLFAQNFVIAAESMGYGICYIGGVRNNPAEISELFNLPDYVFPLFGLTIGVPARRNEVKPRLPVSAVLHENEYNAQKYEELLPAYNETMEAYYNSRSSNRKIDNWTKQMADFLIEQRRPHIKEFLAKKGFNWK; from the coding sequence TATTACGTAACCATTCTTCAGTGCGTATTTATGATGGTAAACCTATTTCAAAAGACATTATTGAAGATTTAATTGCTACAGCACAAATGGCTGCAACATCACATTTTGTACAAGCCTATAGTGTTATATGGGTAACAGATGAAGAGAAAAAGGAAAAATTAGGTTTACTTTCTGGCAACCCACGCCAATATGAAACCTCCGGAGGTGCTTTTGTCTTTTGTGTTGACTTTAAGCGCCTGCAAATGGCTGGTAGATTAGAGAGTGTGGATATCGTAGCTGACTCCGCTGAAAATGTCCTTGTAGGTGTAGCAGATGTGTCATTATTTGCACAGAACTTTGTGATTGCTGCTGAATCAATGGGCTACGGTATTTGCTATATTGGCGGTGTACGCAATAACCCTGCTGAAATCAGTGAGTTGTTCAATCTACCTGATTATGTTTTCCCATTATTTGGGCTAACAATCGGCGTTCCTGCACGTCGCAATGAGGTAAAACCTCGTTTACCTGTATCTGCTGTATTACATGAAAATGAATACAATGCTCAAAAATATGAGGAGCTTTTACCAGCATATAACGAAACAATGGAAGCCTATTATAATAGCCGATCATCAAATAGAAAAATTGATAATTGGACAAAACAAATGGCTGACTTCCTAATTGAGCAACGTCGTCCTCATATTAAAGAGTTTTTAGCTAAAAAAGGATTTAATTGGAAATAA
- a CDS encoding DMT family transporter produces MKEIALGILASLFFAVTFILNHAMEMQGGSWLWSASLRYFFMLPFLLVIVFYRKGFSQLAGEMKAQPIGWLLWSFVGFVLFYAPLTFAAAFGPGWLVSGTWQFTIVAGVLLAPLFVSIIAGKKVRQKIPLISLLISCVILVGILLIQIPQAQSVPFRSLMLGILPVIIAAFAYPLGNRKMMEICGGRIDTFQRVLGMTIASMPAWIIIAIYAMITVGLPSASQLFQSLLVGISSGVIATILFFIATDRVRDHQGKLAAVEATQSTEILFVIIGEVLLLGIAFPNPIALAGLGVIIIGMLLHSYYTMILGRKSAVQQSTSP; encoded by the coding sequence ATGAAAGAAATTGCATTAGGCATTTTAGCTTCACTGTTCTTTGCTGTCACATTTATTTTAAATCATGCAATGGAAATGCAGGGAGGTAGCTGGCTTTGGAGTGCATCACTACGATATTTCTTTATGCTCCCCTTTTTGCTGGTGATTGTTTTTTATCGTAAGGGCTTTTCACAGCTAGCTGGAGAAATGAAGGCACAGCCTATTGGATGGTTGCTTTGGAGCTTTGTTGGCTTTGTATTGTTCTATGCACCTTTAACATTTGCAGCGGCATTTGGTCCAGGCTGGCTTGTATCTGGAACATGGCAATTTACCATTGTTGCTGGGGTATTATTAGCCCCCCTCTTTGTTTCTATTATCGCGGGGAAAAAGGTACGGCAAAAGATTCCGTTAATCTCTCTTCTAATCTCTTGTGTCATATTAGTAGGTATTCTACTTATTCAAATACCTCAGGCACAATCTGTTCCATTTAGAAGTTTAATGCTTGGTATTTTGCCTGTTATCATTGCTGCCTTTGCCTATCCTCTAGGGAATCGCAAAATGATGGAAATCTGTGGTGGACGTATTGATACCTTTCAGCGTGTCCTTGGCATGACAATTGCGTCGATGCCAGCATGGATTATTATCGCTATTTACGCCATGATAACAGTGGGACTGCCGTCAGCAAGTCAACTATTCCAATCTTTACTAGTCGGCATTAGTTCAGGCGTTATTGCAACAATCTTATTTTTCATTGCAACAGATCGTGTCAGAGATCATCAGGGAAAGCTTGCTGCTGTAGAAGCAACACAATCAACCGAAATTTTATTTGTAATTATCGGTGAGGTACTACTACTCGGAATAGCCTTCCCAAATCCAATTGCGCTAGCGGGTCTTGGCGTAATTATTATTGGTATGCTATTGCATAGCTACTATACAATGATATTAGGGAGAAAAAGTGCTGTACAACAGTCCACTTCCCCATAA
- the pepT gene encoding peptidase T, translating into MKEQVIERLIRYAKIDTQSDSTSETTPSTQKQFDLLYVLKDELAEIGLTDITLDENGYLFATLEANTNKEVPTIGFLAHVDTATDYTGTNVKPQRVDNYDGGDIQLNEHLVMSPTDFPELKNYIGQTLITTDGTTLLGADDKAGIAEIMTAMEYLIQNPSIKHGKIRVAFTPDEEIGRGPHKFDVAAFGADYAYTMDGGPLGELQYESFNAAGVKVITKGTSVHPGSAKNKMINAITIAIAFQNEMPADAVPEKTEGYEGFIHLTNFNGLIEHTELSYIVRDHDRQKFEEKKQLMLDAAAKIQAQFGKDALSITMEDQYYNMGEKIEPVKEIVDIARAAMEKLDITPNTLPIRGGTDGSQLSYMGLPTPNIFAGGENMHGKFEYVSAETMEKAAQVIIEIVQLFEQQAQ; encoded by the coding sequence ATGAAAGAACAAGTAATTGAGCGATTAATTCGCTATGCAAAAATCGATACACAATCAGACTCTACAAGCGAAACTACGCCTTCCACACAAAAGCAATTTGATCTATTATATGTTTTAAAAGATGAACTTGCTGAAATTGGCTTAACAGATATTACCTTAGATGAAAATGGCTATTTATTTGCTACATTAGAGGCAAATACAAATAAAGAAGTACCAACAATTGGTTTTTTAGCACATGTGGATACAGCAACAGATTATACGGGGACAAATGTGAAGCCACAGCGTGTAGATAACTACGATGGTGGCGATATTCAGTTAAATGAACATTTAGTAATGTCACCAACAGATTTCCCTGAACTGAAAAATTATATTGGTCAAACACTTATTACAACAGATGGTACTACCCTATTAGGCGCAGATGATAAGGCTGGTATTGCTGAAATTATGACGGCTATGGAATACCTTATTCAAAACCCTTCTATCAAACACGGAAAAATTCGTGTAGCCTTTACACCTGATGAAGAAATTGGCCGTGGTCCACATAAATTTGATGTAGCTGCATTTGGAGCAGACTATGCCTATACAATGGATGGTGGGCCACTTGGAGAGCTACAATACGAAAGCTTTAATGCCGCTGGCGTAAAAGTTATTACAAAGGGCACTAGTGTCCATCCTGGCTCTGCTAAAAATAAAATGATAAATGCAATAACAATAGCGATTGCCTTTCAAAATGAAATGCCTGCTGATGCAGTTCCTGAAAAAACAGAGGGCTATGAGGGCTTTATTCATTTAACGAACTTTAATGGATTGATTGAGCATACAGAGCTATCTTATATTGTACGCGACCATGATCGTCAAAAATTTGAAGAGAAAAAACAGTTAATGCTTGATGCAGCAGCTAAAATCCAAGCGCAGTTTGGAAAAGATGCTCTAAGCATTACAATGGAAGATCAATACTATAATATGGGTGAAAAAATTGAACCTGTAAAAGAAATTGTTGACATTGCCCGTGCTGCAATGGAAAAATTAGATATTACACCAAACACTTTACCAATCCGTGGTGGTACAGATGGCTCACAGTTATCCTATATGGGCTTACCAACACCAAATATTTTTGCTGGTGGTGAAAATATGCATGGTAAGTTTGAATATGTATCTGCTGAAACAATGGAGAAAGCAGCACAAGTCATTATTGAAATTGTTCAGCTCTTTGAACAACAGGCACAATAA
- a CDS encoding Fe-S oxidoreductase — protein MPALTMDQVQQLNSYSIYTTEPKRTLFTLADIHKDFYHPDFLNLMMGITDAATETAAISHFARRYGMFFAMQFYMLAAYDEVWDGKPIELRFDAAKEFNSFTVAMFANPNDWRYVDEDERQAVIEKILYDGHVIVQQLRKVTSISPLTIWENFFGYLLWHYHVLLANPGLADQAMEDIEALENPKTWARFSNKSWWAQYTGNQSPTNLVNVPVRKSCCFSKDIPGLMACGFCPMKK, from the coding sequence ATGCCAGCTTTAACGATGGATCAAGTGCAACAACTAAACTCTTATAGTATTTATACAACTGAGCCTAAGCGGACTTTATTTACATTGGCTGATATACATAAAGATTTTTACCATCCTGATTTTTTAAACTTGATGATGGGCATTACAGATGCAGCAACGGAAACTGCGGCTATTTCCCATTTTGCGCGCCGTTACGGTATGTTTTTTGCTATGCAATTTTATATGCTCGCTGCCTATGATGAGGTTTGGGATGGTAAGCCAATTGAATTGCGCTTTGATGCCGCTAAAGAATTTAATAGCTTTACCGTTGCTATGTTTGCAAACCCTAATGACTGGCGCTATGTTGATGAAGATGAACGTCAGGCCGTTATTGAAAAAATTCTCTATGATGGGCACGTAATTGTTCAACAGCTTCGAAAGGTGACATCTATCTCCCCCCTTACTATTTGGGAAAATTTCTTTGGCTATTTACTATGGCATTATCATGTATTGCTAGCCAACCCCGGCCTAGCTGACCAAGCAATGGAGGATATAGAAGCCTTAGAAAACCCAAAAACATGGGCACGCTTCTCCAATAAATCTTGGTGGGCACAATATACAGGCAATCAAAGCCCAACAAATTTAGTGAATGTTCCTGTTCGCAAATCATGCTGTTTTTCCAAAGATATCCCTGGTTTAATGGCTTGTGGCTTTTGTCCAATGAAAAAATAA
- a CDS encoding lysoplasmalogenase — MLFSLYYIFLFSHIAEGLTLIFKVIPMLLMIILATIQKPLHVRKYQLLIITGLIFCMIGDYTLQWFLVGLTSFLIGHIFYIAAFVTAHKQQVPAWAKLILLLYGAMMGIWLAGSVFQTGSTLLGIAVLAYIAIIFTMGWTAIQTGSKFATIGALLFIASDSYLAINKFVAPLAFSHEVIMLTYYSAQFLISLSILQYSETRSKVIQY, encoded by the coding sequence ATGTTATTCAGCCTTTATTATATTTTTCTTTTTTCCCATATTGCAGAAGGATTAACACTCATCTTTAAAGTCATCCCAATGTTATTGATGATTATATTAGCTACTATTCAAAAACCATTACATGTTCGAAAATACCAACTATTGATTATCACAGGTCTTATATTTTGTATGATTGGCGATTATACATTACAGTGGTTTTTAGTTGGACTAACTAGCTTTTTAATTGGGCATATTTTTTATATTGCTGCATTTGTTACTGCTCATAAACAGCAAGTACCTGCTTGGGCAAAGCTGATTTTATTGCTTTATGGGGCGATGATGGGGATATGGCTTGCGGGGTCTGTATTTCAAACAGGAAGCACCCTACTCGGCATTGCAGTGCTTGCCTATATAGCTATTATTTTTACAATGGGCTGGACAGCCATTCAAACTGGCTCTAAATTTGCTACAATTGGTGCTTTATTATTTATCGCCTCTGATTCCTATTTAGCAATCAATAAATTTGTTGCACCATTAGCTTTTTCTCATGAAGTCATTATGCTGACGTATTATAGCGCCCAATTCCTTATTTCCTTAAGCATCCTTCAATATTCCGAAACCCGAAGTAAAGTGATACAATACTAA